The following proteins are encoded in a genomic region of Bacillus sp. FJAT-22090:
- a CDS encoding TIGR04104 family putative zinc finger protein: MQKCNNCNHPLKWGKIYNSVMWFYKSIQCEKCGTDYKISFPSRLIGVFLTLPIPIFGLILSPFDNDFVNILIGICISFTGSLLIPFLVKYKNVIT, from the coding sequence ATGCAAAAGTGTAACAACTGTAACCATCCATTAAAATGGGGTAAAATCTACAATTCGGTAATGTGGTTCTACAAATCTATTCAATGTGAAAAGTGTGGTACTGATTATAAAATATCTTTTCCTTCAAGGTTGATAGGGGTTTTTCTTACTTTACCAATACCAATTTTCGGATTGATTTTGTCACCCTTTGATAATGATTTTGTAAATATTTTGATAGGTATTTGTATTAGTTTTACTGGCTCATTACTTATACCATTTCTAGTGAAATATAAAAACGTTATTACATAA
- a CDS encoding NUDIX domain-containing protein: MKITKNNGFDFLIVKEEEIYDYQRLAGSYAVIKCDDKYLLCYNTWRKQWELPAGQREENETSKNCAIRELYEETSQIVSDLEFKGLLKVKNLSNDEVKYNPVYFTTLEELQPFQKNNETSEIKLWNLKEQVGYIDEVDIKIFDYIK, from the coding sequence TTGAAAATCACTAAGAACAATGGTTTTGATTTTCTCATAGTAAAAGAAGAAGAAATATACGATTATCAACGATTAGCTGGCTCGTATGCAGTAATCAAGTGTGATGACAAATATCTTTTATGTTATAACACTTGGAGAAAACAATGGGAATTGCCAGCGGGACAAAGAGAGGAGAATGAAACGTCAAAGAATTGTGCAATCAGAGAACTTTACGAGGAAACTAGTCAAATCGTTTCAGATTTAGAATTTAAGGGTTTATTAAAAGTGAAAAACCTCTCAAATGATGAAGTGAAATATAATCCTGTCTATTTTACTACTCTTGAAGAACTCCAACCATTTCAAAAAAATAATGAGACATCTGAAATAAAATTGTGGAATTTAAAAGAACAGGTTGGATATATAGATGAGGTAGACATTAAAATATTTGATTATATAAAATAA
- a CDS encoding DUF5694 domain-containing protein, with product MKLEKAKVLVLGTFHMSEHEGLNSERRQTEIEELVSKLSSFKPTKIAVEMVPEDCEYCNEKYKQYKLGTHKLEMNEIFQVGFRLGLKMGHEQIYPTIGWVSQTWIMEKLKVGQKKINQNF from the coding sequence ATGAAATTGGAAAAAGCGAAAGTTCTTGTACTTGGAACTTTTCATATGTCTGAACATGAAGGTTTAAATTCTGAAAGAAGGCAAACTGAAATTGAGGAATTAGTATCTAAACTATCAAGCTTTAAACCAACGAAGATTGCAGTTGAAATGGTACCAGAGGATTGTGAATATTGTAATGAGAAATATAAACAATATAAATTAGGTACACACAAACTAGAAATGAATGAAATATTTCAAGTAGGCTTTCGTTTAGGTTTAAAGATGGGGCATGAACAGATTTATCCAACTATTGGATGGGTGAGTCAGACATGGATTATGGAGAAGTTGAAAGTTGGGCAAAAGAAAATCAACCAGAACTTTTAA
- a CDS encoding DUF5694 domain-containing protein, producing the protein MDYGEVESWAKENQPELLNEIYEGFVFPELSEDKSIIDYYKELNAPTLLNKLHKMYVNLARIGDFNNYVGMNWLSWWYKRNLIMFANLTRLIDSEEERVLFIVGGSHSSIVNKFLEESEICEIVQPLTYLS; encoded by the coding sequence ATGGATTATGGAGAAGTTGAAAGTTGGGCAAAAGAAAATCAACCAGAACTTTTAAATGAAATATATGAGGGTTTTGTGTTCCCTGAATTGTCGGAAGATAAAAGTATAATAGATTACTATAAAGAATTAAATGCCCCCACTTTACTTAACAAGTTGCATAAAATGTATGTAAATTTAGCACGTATCGGTGATTTTAATAATTATGTTGGTATGAACTGGCTAAGTTGGTGGTATAAAAGAAATTTGATTATGTTTGCTAATTTAACTCGTCTAATTGATTCGGAAGAGGAACGAGTTTTATTTATAGTAGGTGGCTCGCATTCAAGTATAGTTAATAAATTTCTTGAAGAGAGTGAGATTTGTGAGATTGTCCAACCACTAACTTATCTATCCTGA
- a CDS encoding RCC1 domain-containing protein: MDYILPKEEVLKVKRWPKDTIAAGRRHTVGLKSDGTVMAVGDNKYGQCDISGWRDIVAVVAGNVHMATNTGNAHTIGLKSDGTVAAVGWNKHYQCDVNDWRDIIAVAAGWRRTIGLKSDGTVVAVGRNNEVECNVNGWHDIVAVAAGDWHTIGLKLDGTVTAVGNNRYRQCNVSGWCDIVAVAAGYLHTIGLKSDGTVMAVGLNKNDQCDVSGWRGIVAIAVGSNHTIGLKSDGTVAAVGWNEYGQCNVSDWRDIVAIAAGCAHTVGLKSDGTVVAVGDNEYGQCDISGWRGIQLPNN, encoded by the coding sequence ATGGATTACATTTTACCCAAAGAAGAGGTGTTAAAAGTGAAACGGTGGCCTAAAGATACCATAGCGGCGGGGCGTCGTCATACCGTTGGGCTTAAATCTGACGGCACGGTGATGGCTGTGGGTGATAATAAATATGGCCAATGTGATATAAGCGGCTGGCGCGATATTGTGGCGGTCGTGGCTGGTAATGTTCATATGGCAACGAACACGGGTAATGCTCATACAATCGGTCTTAAATCTGACGGCACGGTGGCGGCTGTGGGTTGGAATAAGCATTACCAATGCGACGTAAACGACTGGCGTGATATTATAGCGGTTGCGGCAGGTTGGCGTCGTACCATTGGGCTTAAATCGGATGGCACGGTAGTAGCAGTGGGCCGAAATAATGAAGTTGAATGCAATGTAAACGGCTGGCATGATATTGTTGCGGTCGCGGCGGGTGACTGGCATACCATCGGGCTTAAATTGGACGGTACGGTGACGGCTGTTGGTAATAATCGGTATCGCCAATGCAATGTAAGTGGTTGGTGCGATATTGTGGCGGTCGCGGCGGGTTATCTTCATACAATCGGTCTTAAATCTGACGGCACGGTGATGGCTGTGGGTTTGAATAAAAATGACCAATGCGATGTAAGCGGCTGGCGCGGTATTGTGGCGATAGCGGTAGGTAGTAATCATACCATCGGCCTTAAATCGGACGGTACTGTGGCGGCAGTGGGGTGGAATGAGTATGGCCAATGTAATGTAAGTGATTGGCGCGATATTGTGGCAATTGCGGCGGGTTGTGCCCATACCGTCGGGCTTAAATCGGACGGCACAGTGGTTGCTGTGGGTGATAATGAATATGGCCAATGCGATATAAGCGGCTGGCGAGGCATCCAACTGCCCAACAATTAG
- a CDS encoding alpha/beta fold hydrolase produces MKTKIKFRFWTVLRNILLAIVAALVIWFIFSNVMTTYEQKKYPAIGKLVEVDGKSMHVYTKGEGDNTIVLLSGLGTAAPALDFEPLINELAKNNKVVVVESFGYGWSDITNKARTVENIVEETRTALKKLNISGPYILMPHSISGIYSMYYANRYPEEVKAIIGIDSTLPQALEYFGETVPTMPKYLSYVAPTGIARLALYLTPDNFLPISEKGTYTEENLRMTKAISSWKGYNKNVVNEANEINNNIDKTIDMTFPHDLPVMIFTTKEENVNGDGKSNINFYKAQIQNIDVNNLVTIEGHHYLHWTHYMEMSEHVDEFTERFK; encoded by the coding sequence ATGAAAACCAAAATAAAGTTTAGATTTTGGACTGTTTTAAGGAATATTTTATTAGCTATAGTTGCAGCACTTGTTATTTGGTTCATTTTCAGTAACGTAATGACTACATATGAACAAAAAAAATATCCAGCAATAGGGAAATTAGTCGAAGTAGATGGTAAGAGTATGCACGTCTATACAAAGGGTGAAGGGGATAATACAATAGTTTTATTAAGTGGCCTTGGAACCGCAGCGCCAGCACTGGATTTTGAGCCTTTGATAAATGAATTGGCAAAGAATAATAAGGTAGTAGTGGTAGAGTCGTTCGGATATGGGTGGAGCGATATAACCAACAAGGCACGAACAGTGGAGAACATAGTAGAGGAAACAAGGACTGCTCTTAAAAAATTAAACATAAGCGGCCCATATATATTGATGCCTCATTCAATTTCCGGAATCTATAGTATGTATTATGCTAATAGATATCCCGAAGAAGTTAAAGCAATCATAGGAATAGATTCTACCCTACCACAGGCATTGGAATATTTCGGTGAAACTGTTCCTACTATGCCTAAATATTTGAGTTATGTGGCACCAACTGGAATTGCAAGATTAGCATTATACTTAACTCCAGATAATTTTCTACCTATTTCTGAGAAAGGCACTTATACGGAAGAAAATCTAAGAATGACAAAAGCTATCTCCTCTTGGAAAGGCTACAACAAAAATGTAGTTAATGAAGCGAACGAGATAAATAATAACATTGATAAAACAATAGATATGACATTCCCGCATGATCTACCTGTTATGATCTTTACTACGAAAGAAGAAAATGTAAATGGAGATGGTAAATCAAATATAAATTTTTATAAAGCACAAATACAAAATATAGATGTTAATAATCTAGTAACTATAGAAGGACACCATTATTTACATTGGACTCATTATATGGAAATGAGCGAACACGTTGATGAATTCACAGAAAGATTTAAGTGA